The proteins below come from a single Malus sylvestris chromosome 3, drMalSylv7.2, whole genome shotgun sequence genomic window:
- the LOC126616249 gene encoding transcription factor bHLH130-like isoform X2 — protein sequence MESDLHQHHDKPQQHMNSSLTRYRSAPSSYFTNILDSELCEPLFNRPSSPETERIFSRFLASEGGGNGGGGGGGGTEEIVSQHKVETQINNQQPQFMVPKVDDEVGVIQQQQSNLNNYSSVAQGFYQPSSKPPLPNQNLNEGAYSMGGSHLPSMKTSGDLANSNLIRHSSSPAGLFSNMNIDGYGTLRGMGNFGASNSTNEEASFSSASRLKNFSSGPPSTSGLMSPISEIGNKRMRSNSQDARGFGDGRGNNYVTGFPMDSWDDSAILGDDTGFRDDDVKAYTGLSPSETQDVETGNHPPTLLAHHLSLPKTSAEMAAIEKFLQFQDSVPCKIRAKRGCATHPRSIAERVRRTRISERMRKLQELVPNMDKQAHTSDMLDLAVEYIKDLQTQVQTLSENRAKCTCSNKQQ from the exons ATGGAATCAGATCTTCACCAGCATCATGACAAACCCCAGCAGCATATGAACTCTAGCTTGACGCGCTACCGGTCAGCTCCCAGCTCATATTTCACAAACATTTTGGACTCAGAGCTTTGTGAGCCCTTGTTCAATCGGCCTTCTAGCCCTGAAACCGAGAGGATTTTCTCCCGGTTTCTGGCTAGTGAAGGTGGTGGTAAtggaggaggaggtggtggtggaggaaCGGAAGAAATTGTATCACAACACAAAGTTGAAACACAGATTAATAATCAGCAACCACAATTTATGGTGCCTAAGGTTGATGATGAAGTGGGGGTGATTCAGCAGCAGCAGAGCAATTTGAACAACTATTCATCTGTTGCTCAAGGATTTTACCAGCCGTCGTCGAAACCGCCTTTGCCTAATCAGAACTTGAATGAAGGAGCTTATTCAATGGGGGGAAGTCACTTGCCTTCTATGAAAACCAGTGGTGATCTCGCAAATTCCAATCTTATTCGGCATAGTAGCTCGCCTGCTGGATTGTTCTCCAATATGAACATTGATG GCTATGGTACATTGAGAGGAATGGGAAACTTCGGAGCAAGTAATAGCACTAATGAAGAAGCATCTTTTTCTTCTGCGAGCAGGTTGAAAAATTTCTCTTCAGGGCCACCATCTACATCGGGGCTAATGAGTCCGATTTCTGAAATTGGGAACAAAAGAATGCGATCGAATAGTCAAGATGCTCGAGGTTTTGGGGATGGCCGTGGTAACAATTATGTGACTGGTTTCCCAATGGATTCATGGGATGACTCTGCGATTTTGGGTGATGATACAGGCTTTAGGGATGACGATGTGAAAGCATACACTGGTTTAAGTCCATCTGAAACTCAG GATGTGGAGACCGGAAATCATCCTCCTACTCTTCTAGCTCATCACTTGAGCTTGCCAAAAACATCCGCGGAGATGGCTGCCATTGAAAAGTTTTTACAGTTCCAAGATTCTGTTCCTTGTAAGATTCGAGCAAAGCGGGGCTGCGCCACACACCCAAGAAGCATTGCTGAGAGG GTGAGAAGAACCCGAATTAGCGAACGAATGAGGAAACTGCAAGAGCTTGTACCAAACATGGACAAG CAAGCACACACTTCCGACATGTTGGATTTGGCTGTTGAGTACATTAAAGACCTTCAAACTCAAGTCCAG acGCTCTCCGAAAATCGTGCCAAGTGTACTTGCTCAAACAAGCAGCAGTAG
- the LOC126616249 gene encoding transcription factor bHLH122-like isoform X1, whose protein sequence is MESDLHQHHDKPQQHMNSSLTRYRSAPSSYFTNILDSELCEPLFNRPSSPETERIFSRFLASEGGGNGGGGGGGGTEEIVSQHKVETQINNQQPQFMVPKVDDEVGVIQQQQSNLNNYSSVAQGFYQPSSKPPLPNQNLNEGAYSMGGSHLPSMKTSGDLANSNLIRHSSSPAGLFSNMNIDVAGYGTLRGMGNFGASNSTNEEASFSSASRLKNFSSGPPSTSGLMSPISEIGNKRMRSNSQDARGFGDGRGNNYVTGFPMDSWDDSAILGDDTGFRDDDVKAYTGLSPSETQDVETGNHPPTLLAHHLSLPKTSAEMAAIEKFLQFQDSVPCKIRAKRGCATHPRSIAERVRRTRISERMRKLQELVPNMDKQAHTSDMLDLAVEYIKDLQTQVQTLSENRAKCTCSNKQQ, encoded by the exons ATGGAATCAGATCTTCACCAGCATCATGACAAACCCCAGCAGCATATGAACTCTAGCTTGACGCGCTACCGGTCAGCTCCCAGCTCATATTTCACAAACATTTTGGACTCAGAGCTTTGTGAGCCCTTGTTCAATCGGCCTTCTAGCCCTGAAACCGAGAGGATTTTCTCCCGGTTTCTGGCTAGTGAAGGTGGTGGTAAtggaggaggaggtggtggtggaggaaCGGAAGAAATTGTATCACAACACAAAGTTGAAACACAGATTAATAATCAGCAACCACAATTTATGGTGCCTAAGGTTGATGATGAAGTGGGGGTGATTCAGCAGCAGCAGAGCAATTTGAACAACTATTCATCTGTTGCTCAAGGATTTTACCAGCCGTCGTCGAAACCGCCTTTGCCTAATCAGAACTTGAATGAAGGAGCTTATTCAATGGGGGGAAGTCACTTGCCTTCTATGAAAACCAGTGGTGATCTCGCAAATTCCAATCTTATTCGGCATAGTAGCTCGCCTGCTGGATTGTTCTCCAATATGAACATTGATG TGGCAGGCTATGGTACATTGAGAGGAATGGGAAACTTCGGAGCAAGTAATAGCACTAATGAAGAAGCATCTTTTTCTTCTGCGAGCAGGTTGAAAAATTTCTCTTCAGGGCCACCATCTACATCGGGGCTAATGAGTCCGATTTCTGAAATTGGGAACAAAAGAATGCGATCGAATAGTCAAGATGCTCGAGGTTTTGGGGATGGCCGTGGTAACAATTATGTGACTGGTTTCCCAATGGATTCATGGGATGACTCTGCGATTTTGGGTGATGATACAGGCTTTAGGGATGACGATGTGAAAGCATACACTGGTTTAAGTCCATCTGAAACTCAG GATGTGGAGACCGGAAATCATCCTCCTACTCTTCTAGCTCATCACTTGAGCTTGCCAAAAACATCCGCGGAGATGGCTGCCATTGAAAAGTTTTTACAGTTCCAAGATTCTGTTCCTTGTAAGATTCGAGCAAAGCGGGGCTGCGCCACACACCCAAGAAGCATTGCTGAGAGG GTGAGAAGAACCCGAATTAGCGAACGAATGAGGAAACTGCAAGAGCTTGTACCAAACATGGACAAG CAAGCACACACTTCCGACATGTTGGATTTGGCTGTTGAGTACATTAAAGACCTTCAAACTCAAGTCCAG acGCTCTCCGAAAATCGTGCCAAGTGTACTTGCTCAAACAAGCAGCAGTAG